In Streptomyces alboniger, the following are encoded in one genomic region:
- the ppk2 gene encoding polyphosphate kinase 2: protein MASDDAGAEEEGERLLDGLRVDEARPERPVLLDEQGEPLRTWQENYPYREKMRRKTYERRKRFLQIELLKLQKTVREQGQRIVVVCEGRDAAGKGGTIKRFTERLNPRGARVVALDKPTEREAGQWYFQRYVAQLPSAGEIVFFDRSWYNRAGVEPVMGFCTPQEHRQFLQQAPLFEKMLTDDGIVLIKFWLSVSQAEQRTRFAIRQVDPVRQWKLSPTDLASLDLWDAYTKAKVEMFRATDTVHAPWSVIKFNDKRRGRLEAIRHLLLRMDYEAKDKDAVGEADPLIIGPADTLLEAGEDPTDLSPSRIAHYEQGPGQHP from the coding sequence ATGGCATCGGACGACGCTGGGGCCGAGGAGGAGGGTGAGCGCCTGCTCGACGGGCTGCGGGTGGACGAGGCCCGGCCGGAGCGTCCGGTGCTGCTCGACGAGCAGGGCGAGCCGTTGCGGACCTGGCAGGAGAACTACCCCTACCGGGAGAAGATGCGGCGGAAGACCTACGAGCGCCGGAAGCGTTTCCTCCAGATCGAGCTGCTGAAGTTGCAGAAGACGGTCCGCGAGCAGGGGCAGCGCATCGTGGTCGTCTGCGAGGGGCGGGACGCCGCGGGCAAGGGCGGCACCATCAAGCGCTTCACCGAACGCCTCAACCCGCGAGGCGCTCGCGTCGTGGCCCTGGACAAGCCCACCGAGCGCGAGGCGGGCCAGTGGTACTTCCAGCGTTACGTGGCGCAGCTCCCGTCGGCCGGGGAGATCGTCTTCTTCGACCGCTCCTGGTACAACCGCGCCGGCGTCGAGCCCGTGATGGGCTTCTGCACCCCGCAGGAGCACCGGCAGTTCCTCCAGCAGGCCCCGCTGTTCGAGAAGATGCTCACCGACGACGGGATCGTGCTGATCAAGTTCTGGCTCTCCGTCTCGCAGGCGGAGCAGCGTACGCGCTTCGCGATCCGTCAGGTGGATCCCGTACGGCAGTGGAAGCTGTCCCCGACGGACCTGGCCTCGCTCGACCTCTGGGACGCGTACACCAAGGCCAAGGTGGAGATGTTCCGGGCGACGGACACGGTTCACGCCCCGTGGTCGGTGATCAAGTTCAACGACAAGCGCCGGGGGCGTCTTGAGGCGATCCGGCACCTGTTGCTGCGTATGGACTACGAGGCGAAGGACAAGGACGCCGTGGGCGAGGCGGATCCGCTGATCATCGGCCCGGCCGACACGCTTCTGGAAGCGGGTGAGGACCCCACGGACCTGTCCCCCAGCAGGATCGCCCACTACGAGCAGGGGCCGGGCCAGCATCCCTGA
- a CDS encoding TetR/AcrR family transcriptional regulator, with product MLADREAAAPPTLRQRRRAAATQEILDAAEQHITAHGPAALSLRAVARSLGMTVQALYHYFPNRDALVTALITKAYDDLADAVQTAVDTAADGADPPRLVVAAEGYRRWAIAHPEHFQLLYGTPLREYEAPADGPTTRAMRRMSTIFEREMFAGFTTAQLAAADTPALSPALRAHLEQLPPDGLGDLPPSATTLLLSAWGHLHGLVVLEVFGHTSFTGDHQAEIFRAAMRNLLEDVHRRIPAHAP from the coding sequence ATGCTCGCCGACCGAGAAGCCGCCGCCCCGCCCACCCTGCGCCAGCGCCGAAGGGCCGCAGCCACTCAGGAGATCCTGGACGCCGCCGAGCAGCACATCACCGCACACGGGCCCGCGGCTCTGTCCCTGCGCGCCGTCGCCCGCAGCCTCGGCATGACCGTCCAGGCCCTCTACCACTACTTCCCGAACCGGGACGCCCTCGTCACGGCGCTCATCACCAAGGCGTACGACGACCTGGCCGACGCCGTGCAGACGGCCGTCGACACCGCTGCGGACGGCGCGGACCCGCCGCGCCTGGTCGTCGCGGCCGAGGGCTACCGCCGATGGGCCATCGCCCACCCCGAGCACTTCCAGCTCCTCTACGGCACGCCACTGCGGGAGTACGAGGCGCCCGCCGACGGCCCGACGACCCGGGCCATGCGCCGGATGAGCACGATCTTCGAACGCGAGATGTTCGCCGGGTTCACCACGGCGCAGCTCGCAGCGGCCGACACCCCCGCGCTCTCGCCCGCACTCCGGGCACACCTGGAACAGCTGCCCCCTGACGGCCTGGGGGACCTGCCGCCATCCGCGACCACGCTGCTCCTGAGCGCGTGGGGACATCTGCACGGCCTCGTGGTCCTCGAAGTCTTCGGCCACACCTCCTTCACCGGCGACCATCAGGCCGAGATCTTCCGCGCCGCCATGCGGAACCTGCTGGAGGACGTCCACCGCCGGATCCCGGCGCACGCGCCGTGA
- a CDS encoding MMPL family transporter encodes MFERIAELAIRRSRLVLVIAVVAVALMGALGAGAFGKLLGGGFDDPSSQSSRAREVIDEKFGGETNLVLLVRSSEGRVDSPEAERNGRALVAELKEEQDLDNVVSYWDTNSPGLRSEDGREALVLARVKGHDTERQENAKGVIDVYAGTYKDALTVKAGGSAGVSYEMGPQTGEDLVLAESIAVPLVLLLLLVVFGTVVSALLPLAIALIAIVGVFAELYLVGSVTDVSVFAVNLTTALGLGLGVDYALLMVSRFREQLAAGVGVEDAVRATMSTAGRTVAFSAATVAAALAALMVFPQYFLRSFGYSGVGVVVIAALATLFVMPALLNVLGHRVNRGRMPWAQPGRSGSGASLWGRLARTVMRRPALTALPVLAVLVAAASPLLGITFGTADERVLPEGAESRQVSVSLRENFNGNDAAALRVVIDESVDRAPLEAYAAGLSRLDGVTRVEASTGVYAEGRATAAGPGNAALGRPGAQQLNVVSALTPKSDAAKELVEEVRSAAPPSGTEPLVGGGDAELVDSNDSIGGRLPLAVGLIVVTTFLLLFLFTGSVVQPLRALVLNAVGLGATVGVMTWIFQDGHLSGLLGFTPQPMETSMTVLMFCVAFGLSMDYEVFVTSRIKELHELGEDNESAVVNGLGHTGRVVSAAAALIAVSFFAFGTAEISFMQLFGLGSGLAILIDAIAVRGVLVPASMRLLGRSAWYAPGFLRAFHGRFGLSEA; translated from the coding sequence GTGTTTGAACGCATAGCCGAACTGGCGATCCGCCGGTCCCGGCTGGTACTCGTCATCGCCGTCGTGGCCGTGGCCCTCATGGGCGCCCTGGGCGCCGGCGCGTTCGGGAAGCTGCTCGGCGGCGGTTTCGACGACCCGTCCTCCCAGTCCTCGCGGGCCAGGGAGGTCATCGACGAGAAGTTCGGCGGAGAGACGAACCTGGTGCTGCTGGTCCGTTCCTCCGAGGGCCGCGTCGACAGTCCTGAAGCCGAACGGAACGGCCGGGCCCTGGTGGCCGAGCTGAAGGAGGAGCAGGACCTCGACAACGTGGTCTCGTACTGGGACACGAACAGTCCCGGCCTGCGCTCCGAGGACGGCCGCGAGGCCCTCGTCCTCGCCCGGGTGAAGGGACACGACACGGAGCGGCAGGAGAACGCCAAGGGCGTCATCGACGTCTACGCCGGAACGTACAAGGACGCGCTCACGGTGAAGGCCGGTGGCAGCGCCGGCGTGAGTTACGAGATGGGGCCGCAGACCGGCGAGGACCTCGTCCTCGCGGAGTCCATCGCCGTACCGCTCGTCCTGCTGCTGCTCCTGGTCGTCTTCGGCACCGTGGTCTCCGCGCTGCTGCCACTGGCCATCGCGCTCATCGCCATCGTGGGGGTGTTCGCCGAGCTGTACCTCGTCGGCAGCGTCACCGACGTGTCCGTCTTCGCGGTCAATCTGACCACGGCCCTCGGTCTGGGCCTGGGCGTCGACTACGCCCTGCTGATGGTCAGCCGGTTCCGGGAGCAGCTCGCGGCGGGGGTGGGCGTGGAGGACGCCGTCCGCGCGACGATGAGCACCGCGGGGCGTACGGTCGCGTTCTCCGCCGCGACCGTGGCCGCCGCGCTCGCGGCGCTCATGGTGTTCCCGCAGTACTTCCTGCGCTCGTTCGGCTACTCCGGCGTCGGTGTCGTCGTCATCGCGGCCCTCGCCACCCTGTTCGTGATGCCGGCGCTGCTCAACGTCCTCGGCCACCGGGTCAACCGCGGCCGGATGCCGTGGGCGCAGCCGGGGCGCTCCGGATCCGGGGCGTCCTTGTGGGGGCGTCTTGCCAGGACCGTCATGCGCCGGCCCGCGCTCACCGCGCTGCCCGTGCTCGCGGTGCTGGTCGCGGCGGCGAGCCCGCTGCTCGGCATCACCTTCGGCACGGCGGACGAACGCGTGCTGCCCGAGGGCGCCGAGAGCCGCCAGGTCTCGGTGTCGCTGCGGGAGAACTTCAACGGCAACGACGCCGCGGCCCTGCGCGTCGTCATCGACGAGTCCGTGGACAGGGCCCCCTTGGAGGCGTACGCGGCCGGACTGTCCCGGCTCGACGGCGTCACCCGCGTCGAGGCCAGCACGGGGGTCTACGCCGAGGGGCGGGCCACGGCGGCCGGCCCCGGCAACGCGGCGCTCGGCCGCCCCGGCGCGCAGCAGCTCAACGTGGTGAGCGCCCTGACGCCGAAGTCGGACGCGGCCAAGGAGCTGGTCGAGGAGGTCAGGTCGGCCGCCCCGCCCTCGGGGACCGAGCCGCTGGTGGGCGGCGGCGACGCCGAACTGGTCGATTCCAACGACTCGATCGGCGGCAGGCTCCCGCTCGCCGTGGGCCTGATCGTGGTCACCACCTTCCTGCTGCTCTTCCTGTTCACCGGCAGCGTCGTCCAGCCGCTGCGTGCGCTGGTCCTCAACGCGGTCGGCCTGGGAGCGACCGTCGGCGTCATGACCTGGATCTTCCAGGACGGCCACCTCTCCGGTCTGCTCGGCTTCACGCCGCAGCCGATGGAGACGTCGATGACCGTGCTGATGTTCTGCGTCGCCTTCGGCCTCTCGATGGACTACGAGGTGTTCGTCACCAGCCGGATCAAGGAGCTGCACGAGCTGGGCGAGGACAACGAGTCGGCCGTGGTGAACGGCCTCGGACACACCGGGCGCGTCGTCAGCGCGGCGGCGGCGCTGATCGCGGTGAGCTTCTTCGCGTTCGGGACGGCCGAGATCAGCTTCATGCAGCTGTTCGGTCTGGGCAGCGGCCTCGCCATCCTCATCGACGCCATCGCCGTACGCGGTGTCCTCGTCCCCGCGTCGATGCGGCTGCTCGGCCGCTCGGCCTGGTACGCGCCCGGTTTCCTGCGCGCGTTCCACGGGCGCTTCGGCCTCTCGGAGGCCTGA
- a CDS encoding VOC family protein → MRVLAFDHLVLNVADIERSLAFYTGPLGLEPLRVEEWRAGKAPFPSVRVSPTTIIDLVEAPEGQPAGSSVDHICLAVEPLDWQQVIDSGVFTVLDGPGERFGARGTALSLYVRDPDGNTVELRWYPQDA, encoded by the coding sequence ATGCGTGTGCTCGCCTTCGACCACCTCGTCCTGAACGTCGCCGACATCGAGCGTTCACTCGCCTTCTACACCGGCCCGTTGGGCCTTGAGCCGTTGCGCGTCGAGGAGTGGCGGGCCGGCAAGGCCCCCTTCCCGTCCGTGCGGGTCAGCCCCACCACCATCATCGACCTCGTCGAGGCCCCCGAAGGGCAGCCGGCGGGCTCCAGCGTCGACCACATCTGCTTGGCGGTCGAGCCGCTCGACTGGCAGCAGGTCATCGACTCCGGCGTCTTCACGGTCCTGGACGGCCCCGGCGAGCGTTTCGGCGCCCGGGGCACCGCCCTCTCCCTCTACGTGCGGGACCCCGACGGCAACACCGTGGAGCTGCGCTGGTACCCGCAGGACGCCTGA
- a CDS encoding peptidoglycan-binding domain-containing protein, with product MTSRPNRRDRVRTLAAALLGCALLAGPAVALDGAADDVRVQQATNGEWRHCPYTGTHPELGKGHANDAVGHLQCVLNKVYGYKSVTMDKIFGDATLAAVKNFQQSVGLSADGFVGPNTWAALHP from the coding sequence GTGACGTCACGACCCAACCGACGCGACCGCGTCCGTACGCTCGCCGCCGCGCTGCTCGGCTGCGCGCTGCTGGCGGGACCCGCCGTGGCACTGGACGGGGCCGCGGACGACGTGCGCGTCCAGCAGGCCACCAACGGGGAGTGGCGCCACTGCCCGTACACCGGAACCCACCCGGAACTGGGCAAGGGCCACGCGAACGACGCCGTCGGGCACCTTCAGTGCGTCCTGAACAAGGTCTACGGCTACAAGAGCGTCACCATGGACAAGATCTTCGGCGACGCCACCCTGGCCGCGGTCAAGAACTTCCAGCAGAGCGTCGGCCTGAGCGCGGACGGGTTCGTCGGGCCCAACACCTGGGCGGCGCTGCATCCGTAA
- a CDS encoding helix-turn-helix transcriptional regulator has product MRTTVLPGEGNSGEPTGDGMPTHRLEVPMPNALPFAIGTFDVFGPMARAPFPHRHTFHEIVHVTGGTGRHVVDLTGFTLRPPNLCFIAPGQVHHWEGVTGLEGHVVLFTDDFLLDHPADRALLRGLARRSWLELSDEAAEWTARLVAELDGEYRTGAAGFPGVLRALLHVLVVRAARQPAQQPAVLPPPSRPGSVAAEFVALLGTPEGVPHSVRTCAEHLGVSVSYLSEAVKTSTGRTPGELIRQARVHEAKRLLLRTELSVRQIAGRVGFGDPAYFCRFFRRETGASPGDFRRGTGDIHHDHRVQSIARPRSPA; this is encoded by the coding sequence ATGCGCACAACGGTCTTGCCCGGCGAGGGGAACAGCGGGGAGCCGACCGGGGACGGCATGCCGACGCACCGCCTGGAGGTGCCGATGCCCAACGCGCTGCCGTTCGCCATCGGCACGTTCGACGTCTTCGGGCCGATGGCGCGCGCGCCGTTCCCGCACCGGCACACCTTCCACGAGATCGTCCACGTCACCGGCGGCACCGGCAGGCATGTCGTCGACCTCACGGGCTTCACGCTGCGGCCGCCCAACCTGTGTTTCATCGCCCCCGGCCAGGTCCACCACTGGGAGGGCGTGACCGGCCTTGAGGGTCACGTCGTCCTCTTCACCGACGACTTCCTCCTGGACCACCCCGCCGACCGCGCCCTGCTGCGGGGGCTCGCGCGGCGCTCCTGGCTCGAACTGTCCGACGAGGCGGCGGAGTGGACCGCTCGCCTCGTCGCCGAACTGGACGGCGAGTACCGCACGGGTGCCGCGGGGTTTCCCGGCGTGCTGCGGGCCCTGCTGCACGTCCTGGTGGTGCGGGCGGCGCGGCAGCCCGCACAGCAGCCCGCGGTCCTGCCGCCGCCCTCGCGACCCGGTTCGGTGGCCGCGGAGTTCGTGGCGCTGCTGGGCACTCCCGAGGGCGTCCCGCACTCGGTACGGACGTGCGCGGAGCACCTGGGCGTCTCGGTGAGCTATCTCAGCGAGGCGGTGAAGACGTCCACCGGCCGTACGCCCGGCGAACTGATCCGGCAGGCCCGGGTGCACGAGGCCAAACGCCTGCTGCTGCGCACGGAGTTGTCGGTACGTCAGATAGCCGGGCGGGTCGGGTTCGGGGACCCGGCGTACTTCTGCCGCTTCTTCCGCCGCGAGACCGGCGCGAGCCCCGGGGACTTCCGCCGCGGCACCGGCGATATTCACCACGACCACCGGGTCCAGTCCATCGCCCGGCCCCGCTCCCCCGCATAG
- a CDS encoding FG-GAP-like repeat-containing protein: MPRSSRTVRLTMPLIAASLLVGGGLSALTLGQGSARAAAPATSPAESAGAAAKATDDFNGDGYGDLVVGAPGGTVSGKAKAGYVVVTYGSKNGLDPARKKVISRSTGGVPGAATAKEEFGGTFTKGDLDRDGFADLVIGVSGRSASEGSVILWGSASGLTGGTRIATFGRSPQAGDFDGDGTTDLALFAGVESYGDDPVGQQARLWKGPLQRTGTPAKTLDFMDRSEWWDYGSRRPDPTCADRDCVDGPRSLSGPSSPQAVGDLNGDSYDDLAMVRYSGDGEASNGVLYGSPTGFTRGDAPGAGGDMAVGDINGDGYDDLALGNVYRSTVRVAYGSASGLKDDTQVINQDLPGVPGAEESGDAFGASVAVGDVTGDGYADLAVGVTGEDVGSVADAGAVVLVHGSADGVTGAGAGAQVFHQNTAGVPGVAEKDDTFGSATALLDVTGDGHRDLAVSSVRENAQAGALWSLRGTATGVTATGSAAFGPKDVAAPAAAALFGSELR, from the coding sequence ATGCCGCGCAGCAGTCGCACCGTCCGTCTCACCATGCCTCTGATAGCCGCGTCGCTGCTGGTGGGCGGCGGTCTCTCGGCCCTCACCCTCGGGCAGGGAAGCGCCCGGGCCGCCGCCCCCGCCACCTCGCCGGCCGAATCGGCCGGCGCCGCGGCGAAGGCGACGGACGACTTCAACGGCGACGGCTACGGCGACCTGGTCGTCGGCGCCCCCGGCGGCACGGTCTCCGGCAAGGCCAAGGCCGGGTACGTGGTGGTGACGTACGGGTCGAAGAACGGCCTCGACCCGGCCCGCAAGAAGGTCATCAGCCGCTCCACCGGCGGCGTGCCCGGCGCGGCCACGGCGAAGGAGGAGTTCGGTGGGACGTTCACCAAGGGCGACCTCGACCGCGACGGTTTCGCGGACCTGGTCATCGGTGTGAGCGGCAGGAGCGCGTCGGAGGGCTCGGTGATCCTGTGGGGTTCCGCCTCCGGTCTGACCGGCGGCACCAGGATCGCTACCTTCGGCCGGTCCCCGCAGGCGGGGGACTTCGACGGCGACGGCACGACCGACCTCGCCCTGTTCGCCGGGGTGGAGTCCTACGGCGACGACCCGGTCGGCCAGCAGGCCCGCCTGTGGAAGGGCCCTCTCCAGCGCACCGGCACGCCCGCCAAGACCCTCGACTTCATGGACAGGTCGGAGTGGTGGGACTACGGCAGCCGTCGCCCGGACCCCACCTGCGCCGACCGGGACTGCGTCGACGGCCCCAGGAGCCTGTCGGGGCCGTCCTCGCCGCAGGCCGTCGGTGACCTCAACGGCGACAGCTACGACGACCTCGCCATGGTCCGTTACAGCGGCGACGGCGAGGCGTCCAACGGCGTCCTGTACGGCTCGCCCACCGGTTTCACGAGGGGCGACGCGCCGGGCGCGGGCGGCGACATGGCTGTCGGTGACATCAACGGCGACGGTTACGACGACCTGGCGCTCGGAAACGTCTACAGGTCGACGGTCAGGGTCGCCTACGGCTCGGCGAGCGGCCTCAAGGACGACACCCAGGTGATCAACCAGGACCTGCCGGGCGTTCCCGGCGCCGAGGAGAGCGGGGACGCCTTCGGCGCCTCGGTGGCCGTCGGCGATGTGACGGGCGACGGATACGCCGACCTCGCCGTGGGTGTCACGGGTGAGGACGTGGGCTCCGTCGCCGACGCGGGCGCGGTCGTCCTGGTGCACGGCAGCGCCGACGGCGTGACCGGGGCCGGGGCCGGGGCGCAGGTCTTCCACCAGAACACGGCGGGTGTTCCCGGCGTCGCCGAGAAGGACGACACCTTCGGGTCGGCCACCGCGCTGCTCGACGTCACCGGCGACGGCCACCGCGACCTCGCCGTTTCCTCCGTCCGGGAGAACGCGCAGGCCGGCGCGCTCTGGTCGCTGCGCGGCACGGCCACGGGCGTGACCGCCACCGGCTCGGCCGCCTTCGGCCCCAAGGACGTCGCGGCCCCCGCCGCGGCGGCACTCTTCGGCAGCGAGCTGCGCTAG
- a CDS encoding GNAT family N-acetyltransferase, producing MTTSLTPPPGLTVRAATLGDAAAVCALLNEVDLLEIGRADTELAEVQADLKHPEVDLERDSWLLFEGERLVGYALLWDESGGERIDVDHYVLPGRPRGALYLFDLMEARAAQRAAAGGAARAVLHLHLNSTPTMDLSALAARGWRTVRRYNVMARHISVHADEPPKPVPGVTLRDCSAEEDRRHAHGLLQECFTEHFDFQPRSYPQWLDDIGAERADWSLIWIAHVDGVGDAGVLRTHDDRPSMAWVGNLGVLPEARGRGLGSHLLRHAFGHYAARGRDRIGLGVDTDNSSGALALYERHGMALDHAVDTWELICPV from the coding sequence ATGACGACGTCTCTCACGCCGCCGCCCGGCCTGACCGTGCGGGCCGCGACGCTCGGCGACGCGGCGGCGGTGTGCGCCCTGCTCAACGAGGTCGACCTGCTGGAGATCGGCCGCGCCGACACCGAACTGGCCGAGGTGCAGGCCGACTTGAAGCACCCCGAGGTGGACCTGGAGCGTGACTCCTGGCTGCTGTTCGAGGGGGAGCGCCTGGTCGGGTACGCCCTGCTGTGGGACGAGTCGGGCGGTGAGCGGATCGACGTCGACCACTACGTGCTCCCCGGCCGGCCGCGGGGCGCCCTGTACCTGTTCGACCTGATGGAGGCCCGCGCCGCACAGCGCGCGGCGGCGGGCGGAGCGGCGCGCGCCGTGCTGCACCTGCACCTCAACAGCACGCCCACCATGGACCTGTCGGCGCTGGCCGCGCGGGGCTGGCGCACCGTGCGCCGCTACAACGTGATGGCCCGCCACATCAGCGTCCACGCCGACGAGCCGCCGAAGCCCGTGCCCGGCGTGACGCTGCGGGACTGCTCGGCGGAAGAGGACCGCAGGCACGCCCACGGACTGCTCCAGGAGTGCTTCACCGAGCACTTCGACTTCCAGCCGCGCAGCTACCCGCAGTGGCTCGACGACATCGGCGCCGAGCGCGCGGACTGGTCGCTGATCTGGATCGCCCACGTCGACGGCGTCGGTGACGCGGGCGTGCTGCGCACCCACGACGACCGCCCGTCGATGGCCTGGGTCGGCAACCTCGGCGTTCTGCCCGAGGCCCGCGGTCGCGGCCTCGGCAGCCATCTCCTGCGCCACGCCTTCGGCCACTACGCGGCGCGGGGCCGCGACCGGATCGGCCTCGGCGTCGACACAGACAACAGCAGCGGCGCGCTCGCCCTGTACGAGCGGCACGGCATGGCACTTGACCACGCGGTCGACACGTGGGAACTGATCTGCCCGGTCTGA
- a CDS encoding ATP-binding protein, whose amino-acid sequence MRAHQRAHRPTTRVEYALPQEAASAGRARRLTCAFLVRAHHRKTELTAERVDDAALVVSELVSNAVQHAHGGCRLRVEVSGDRVTVEVYDTSPVRPRVRKPSSERENGRGLAMVRQLTHRLEVVTARRGGKTVRAVLA is encoded by the coding sequence ATGCGTGCGCACCAGCGCGCCCATCGGCCCACCACCAGGGTGGAGTACGCATTGCCGCAGGAAGCCGCTTCGGCGGGGCGGGCACGGAGGCTGACCTGCGCGTTCCTCGTCAGAGCGCACCACCGTAAGACCGAACTGACCGCCGAGCGCGTGGACGACGCCGCGCTGGTCGTCTCCGAGCTGGTATCCAACGCCGTCCAGCACGCGCATGGCGGCTGCCGCCTGCGCGTGGAGGTCTCCGGTGACCGGGTGACCGTCGAGGTCTACGACACGAGCCCGGTGCGCCCACGCGTGCGCAAACCGAGCAGTGAGCGGGAGAACGGCCGGGGGCTTGCGATGGTCCGCCAGCTCACCCACCGCCTGGAGGTCGTGACCGCGCGCCGCGGCGGCAAGACGGTGCGGGCGGTGCTGGCCTGA
- a CDS encoding Lrp/AsnC family transcriptional regulator, whose translation MAVDELDTRILRLLLEQPRTSLREYARVLGIARGTLQARLDRLERDGVITGTGPFLSPAALGHPVLAFVHIEVTQGHLDEVGDALAAVPEIIEAHSITGGGDLLTRVAARDNGHLEDVIQQLIKLPGVVRTRTEMALRERVPHRLLPLVESVGRAASGQR comes from the coding sequence ATGGCCGTCGACGAACTCGACACCCGCATCCTGCGCCTGCTCCTCGAACAGCCCCGCACCAGCCTGCGCGAGTACGCGCGCGTGCTCGGCATCGCGCGGGGCACGCTCCAGGCCAGGCTCGACCGCCTGGAGCGGGACGGCGTGATCACGGGCACGGGTCCGTTCCTCTCCCCCGCGGCGCTCGGCCACCCGGTGCTGGCGTTCGTCCACATCGAGGTGACGCAGGGGCACCTGGACGAGGTGGGTGACGCGCTCGCGGCCGTGCCCGAGATCATCGAGGCGCACTCGATCACGGGCGGCGGCGACCTGCTGACGCGCGTCGCGGCACGGGACAACGGCCATCTGGAAGACGTCATCCAGCAGTTGATCAAGTTGCCGGGCGTGGTGCGTACGCGGACCGAGATGGCTCTGCGGGAGCGGGTCCCGCACCGGCTGCTCCCCCTCGTCGAGTCGGTCGGCAGGGCGGCCTCCGGGCAGCGCTGA
- a CDS encoding HAD family hydrolase, producing MSSFGRTSVIFDLDGTLVDSEPNYYEASRALLAEFTGREYTWADNERYVGISSHETLAQWRTEYGIDASVAELIADLDRRYLELARAGTHVFPEMRGLVERLHEAGVPMAVASGSSRAAIEAILAGTGLDAQLTTFVSAEEVPRGKPAPDVFLAAAALLGAEPADCVVFEDAAPGAMAARAAGMRCVAIPYVAAHADDQAFAEAELLVRGGQSEFTAQAALNVLASAKAPR from the coding sequence ATGAGCAGCTTCGGCAGGACCTCGGTCATCTTCGATCTCGACGGCACTCTCGTGGACAGCGAGCCCAACTACTACGAAGCCTCACGGGCCCTGCTCGCCGAGTTCACCGGCCGGGAGTACACCTGGGCCGACAACGAGCGGTACGTGGGCATCAGCTCCCACGAGACGCTGGCGCAGTGGCGAACCGAGTACGGGATCGACGCATCGGTGGCCGAGCTGATCGCCGACCTCGACCGCCGCTATCTGGAGCTGGCGCGGGCCGGGACGCATGTCTTCCCCGAGATGCGGGGGCTCGTGGAGCGGCTGCACGAGGCGGGCGTGCCGATGGCCGTGGCGTCGGGCTCCTCCCGCGCGGCGATCGAGGCGATCCTGGCCGGTACGGGCCTGGACGCCCAGCTGACCACGTTCGTCTCCGCCGAGGAGGTGCCGCGCGGCAAGCCGGCGCCGGACGTGTTCCTCGCCGCGGCCGCGCTGCTGGGCGCGGAGCCCGCGGACTGCGTGGTCTTCGAGGACGCCGCACCCGGCGCGATGGCGGCGCGGGCGGCCGGGATGCGGTGCGTGGCGATCCCTTACGTCGCCGCCCACGCCGACGACCAGGCGTTCGCGGAGGCGGAGCTGCTGGTCCGGGGAGGCCAGAGCGAGTTCACGGCGCAGGCAGCGCTGAACGTACTGGCATCCGCGAAGGCGCCCCGTTAG